One window of the Anopheles cruzii chromosome 2, idAnoCruzAS_RS32_06, whole genome shotgun sequence genome contains the following:
- the LOC128278102 gene encoding CCR4-NOT transcription complex subunit 7 isoform X2: MPSAVSGGGGHGGGGGGGGGNMNTQSNEECGIRDVWRHNLDEEFRTIRLIVQKYHFVAMDTEFPGVVARPVGEFRSSADYQYQCLRCNVDLLRIIQLGLTFMDDDGRTPAGFSTWQFNFKFNLSEDMYAQDSIDLLLNSGIQFKKHEEDGIDPLDFAELLMTSGIVLMDNIKWLSFHSGYDFAYLLKLLTDQNLPAEEGDFFELLRIYFPSIYDVKYLMKSCKNLKGGLQEVADQLELRRVGPQHQAGSDSLLTGMAFFKMREMFFEDNIDNAKYCGHLYGLGTPFVANGSSTVAGGSGGSGGTGGTGGGGGVTAGSGTGNSGNNTASNSANNNSNNKPER; encoded by the exons ATGCCATCGGCAGTTAGTGGCGGCGGAGgtcacggcggtggtggtggaggcggcggtggcaacatGAATACGCAGTCCAACGAGGAGTGCGGTATCCGGGACGTGTGGCGGCACAATCTGGACGAAGAGTTTCGCACGATCCGGCTGATCGTGCAGAAGTACCACTTCGTCGCGATGGATACCGAGTTCCCGGGAGTGGTGGCGCGGCCGGTCGGAGAGTTCCGCTCGTCGGCCGACTACCAGTACCAGTGTTTGCGGTGCAACGTCGATCTGCTGCGCATTATCCAGCTCGGGCTGACGTTcatggacgacgacgggcggacGCCGGCCGGCTTCTCGACGTGGCAGTTCAACTTCAAGTTCAACCTCAGCGAGGACATGTACGCACAGGACTCGATCGATCTGCTGCTCAACTCGGGCATCCAGTTCAAGAAGCACGAAGAGGACGGCATCGATCCGCTGGACTTTGCCGAGCTGCTCATGACGTCCGGCATCGTGCTGATGGACAACATCAAGTGGCTCAGCTTCCACTCGGGGTACGACTTCGCGTacctgctgaagctgctgacCGACCAGAACCTGCCCGCCGAGGAGGGCGACTTCTTCGAGCTGCTGCGCATCTACTTTCCCAGCATCTACGACGTCAAGTATCTGATGAAGTCGTGCAAAAATCTCAAGGGCGGCCTGCAGGAGGTGGCCGATCAGCTGGAGCTGCGACGCGTCGGACCGCAGCATCAGGCCGGCTCGGATTCGCTGCTCACCGGCATGGCGTTCTTCAAAATGCGAGAG ATGTTCTTTGAGGACAATATCGACAACGCAAAGTACTGCGGTCATCTGTACGGTCTGGGCACACCGTTCGTCGCCAACGGCAGCAgtacggtggccggtggaagcggtggcagcggcggtaccggtggcaccggaggtggcggcggagttacggccggaagcggaacgggCAACAGTGGCAACAACACGGCCAGCAACagcgcaaacaacaacagtaaca ATAAACCGGAGCGATAG
- the LOC128278102 gene encoding CCR4-NOT transcription complex subunit 7 isoform X1, translated as MPSAVSGGGGHGGGGGGGGGNMNTQSNEECGIRDVWRHNLDEEFRTIRLIVQKYHFVAMDTEFPGVVARPVGEFRSSADYQYQCLRCNVDLLRIIQLGLTFMDDDGRTPAGFSTWQFNFKFNLSEDMYAQDSIDLLLNSGIQFKKHEEDGIDPLDFAELLMTSGIVLMDNIKWLSFHSGYDFAYLLKLLTDQNLPAEEGDFFELLRIYFPSIYDVKYLMKSCKNLKGGLQEVADQLELRRVGPQHQAGSDSLLTGMAFFKMREMFFEDNIDNAKYCGHLYGLGTPFVANGSSTVAGGSGGSGGTGGTGGGGGVTAGSGTGNSGNNTASNSANNNSNNRTISCR; from the exons ATGCCATCGGCAGTTAGTGGCGGCGGAGgtcacggcggtggtggtggaggcggcggtggcaacatGAATACGCAGTCCAACGAGGAGTGCGGTATCCGGGACGTGTGGCGGCACAATCTGGACGAAGAGTTTCGCACGATCCGGCTGATCGTGCAGAAGTACCACTTCGTCGCGATGGATACCGAGTTCCCGGGAGTGGTGGCGCGGCCGGTCGGAGAGTTCCGCTCGTCGGCCGACTACCAGTACCAGTGTTTGCGGTGCAACGTCGATCTGCTGCGCATTATCCAGCTCGGGCTGACGTTcatggacgacgacgggcggacGCCGGCCGGCTTCTCGACGTGGCAGTTCAACTTCAAGTTCAACCTCAGCGAGGACATGTACGCACAGGACTCGATCGATCTGCTGCTCAACTCGGGCATCCAGTTCAAGAAGCACGAAGAGGACGGCATCGATCCGCTGGACTTTGCCGAGCTGCTCATGACGTCCGGCATCGTGCTGATGGACAACATCAAGTGGCTCAGCTTCCACTCGGGGTACGACTTCGCGTacctgctgaagctgctgacCGACCAGAACCTGCCCGCCGAGGAGGGCGACTTCTTCGAGCTGCTGCGCATCTACTTTCCCAGCATCTACGACGTCAAGTATCTGATGAAGTCGTGCAAAAATCTCAAGGGCGGCCTGCAGGAGGTGGCCGATCAGCTGGAGCTGCGACGCGTCGGACCGCAGCATCAGGCCGGCTCGGATTCGCTGCTCACCGGCATGGCGTTCTTCAAAATGCGAGAG ATGTTCTTTGAGGACAATATCGACAACGCAAAGTACTGCGGTCATCTGTACGGTCTGGGCACACCGTTCGTCGCCAACGGCAGCAgtacggtggccggtggaagcggtggcagcggcggtaccggtggcaccggaggtggcggcggagttacggccggaagcggaacgggCAACAGTGGCAACAACACGGCCAGCAACagcgcaaacaacaacagtaaca ATCGGACAATTTCTTGCAGATAA
- the LOC128269392 gene encoding LOW QUALITY PROTEIN: zinc finger protein 782-like (The sequence of the model RefSeq protein was modified relative to this genomic sequence to represent the inferred CDS: substituted 1 base at 1 genomic stop codon) has translation MQEMLTFCRLCLCQDSNRLLSLATVAKSSFSVQDLERIAGIQVPEDECLFYSICLQCTKTVENTLSFRRSCQDNNTLFRQLFADAANEQLGSESPTEPLTEGSKLKSFQMMVEFVLPNIGDPGDLAETAFEATDFKCDELTEGTESKESPNECQGTDAAFEKGSEKTPERPSNTLSGSRPKRLCNICGAMVCDIRGHTRAHTQQTLFPCPHCPKQMTTKGNLSSHVHTVHEKRIIKSCQKCDLGFTTKNSYQSHMRTHHNAGRPHVCQVCLKQFRHPSNYRDHMNRAHSKHTNFECTFCGKRFKAKKILRNHLMVHSNDRPYACSHCPKWFKSSYARKTHEITHTGTVFPCTLCPKVYRYKSVLKEHYKKAHAEMXAGETLRKLNLGAANDSFLQTAHTLSKSSYRSAIE, from the exons ATGCAGGAAATGCTCACATTTTGTCGCCTCTGTCTGTGCCAGGACAGCAATCGATTATTGTCTTTAGCCACGGTCGCTAAATCTTCATTCTCCGTACAGGATCTCGAACGGATAGCGGGTATTCAA GTGCCCGAGGACGAATGCCTGTTCTACAGTATCTGTTTGCAGTGTACCAAGACTGTGGAAAACACACTGTCCTTCCGCCGGTCATGCCAGGATAATAACACACTGTTCCGGCAGCTATTCGCGGATGCAGCAAATGAGCAACTGGGATCCGAATCTCCGACTGAACCGCTGACGGAGGGCTCCAAACTTAAGTCGTTTCAGATGATGGTAGAATTTGTTCTGCCAAACATAGGTGATCCTGGCGATCTTGCAGAAACCGCATTCGAGGCCACCGATTTTAAGTGCGATGAGCTAACCGAAGGAACTGAAAGTAAAGAATCTCCCAACGAGTGTCAAGGTACTGACGCTGCCTTCGAAAAGGGGAGCGAAAAGACGCCCGAACGACCATCGAACACTCTGTCCGGATCTCGACCGAAGCGACTTTGCAACATATGCGGAGCAATGGTGTGCGATATACGCGGCCATACCCGAGCCCACACGCAGCAAACCTTGTTCCCTTGCCCTCATTGCCCGAAACAAATGACTACCAAGGGAAACCTTTCGAGCCATGTCCACACAGTGCACGAGAAAAGGATAATCAAATCGTGCCAAAAGTGTGACCTCGGATTCACCACCAAAAACTCGTACCAATCGCACATG AGAACCCACCACAACGCGGGCAGGCCGCACGTGTGCCAAGTGTGCCTCAAACAGTTCCGGCATCCATCGAACTACCGGGACCACATGAACCGGGCACACTCGAAGCACACGAACTTCGAGTGCACGTTTTGCGGCAAAAGGTTTAAAGCTAA GAAAATACTCAGAAACCACCTGATGGTACATTCCAACGATAGACCGTACGCTTGCAGCCACTGTCCCAAGTGGTTCAAGTCGTCGTACGCACGGAAAACACACGAAATAACGCACACCGGAACCGTGTTCCCTTGCACCCTCTGCCCGAAGGTGTATCGATACAAAAGTGTGCTCAAAGAGCACTACAAAAAAGCGCACGCCGAAATGTAAGCTGGAGAGACCCTCCGGAAGCTGAATTTGGGGGCAGCGAATGATTCATTTCTGCAAACGGCACACACTCTGTCGAAAAGCAGCTATCGAAGTGCTATCGAGTGA